The Anas acuta chromosome 33, bAnaAcu1.1, whole genome shotgun sequence DNA segment tgcaaaaaactttaaatttaaaaacaaatcttaaaaaattttaaaaaatttaaaaaatttaaaacctgcaaaaatttataattttaaaatttgaacttttaaaaaatttaaaatcgatttttaaaatttatttgaattatGCAGTTTATGCGAACTGGGTAGATTCGAAAAGGATGGGGTTATGCGGATTTTATGCATATTATGTAAATTTATGCAAAATACGTGGGCCcgaaaatgggaaaatatgcaaattagttaaaaattgaattttgcAAATTAGGTAGgttcaaaaaggagaaaatatacaaaaaagtGTGCAAATTATGTATGCTATGCAGATATGATGggatagaaaaggaagaaatttgtaaatttatttaaaatatgcaaattatGCAAAATATGTGCAATTTTGTGCAATTTTGCGTAAATTTGCGCAAAATTATGCAAAACTATGCAAATTTATGCGAATTGATATGGGCGGGGCTTACTGGGGGACCAGGGTTTGCCCAACCAGGAGGTGAGGGTGATGATGGGGGGCCATAATTAGGAGCAAAAAGGAGGAATTATGCAAAATTATGCAAAATTATGCCAAATTACGCAAAATTACACAAAATTAAGCCAAAATAAGCAAATTTATGCAAATTTACGAAAAATCAAATGGGCGGGGTTTGCCAAGGGACCAGGGTTTGCCCAACCAGGAGGTGAGGGTGATACTGGGGGGCCATAAATAGGGCGAAAAGGCAGAATTGTGCAATTTTGTGCAAATTTGTGCAATTTTGCGTAAATTTGATCAAATTTATGCAAATTTATGCAAATTTTTATGGGCGGGGCTTACCGGGGGACCACGGTTTGCCCAACCAGGAGGTGAGGGTGACACCAGGGTGGCAGAATTAGGAGCAAAAAGGGGGAATTATGGAAATTTAAGCCAAATTAAGCCAATTTAAGCCATTTTATGCAAATTTATGCAAATTATGTGGGCGGGGCTTACCGGGGGACCACGGCTTGCCCAACCAGGAGGTGAAGGTGAcgccggggggcggggcctggtCCAGCCCCTCCCAGTAGACGCCCCCGTCGCTGGTGTGGCCGACGTTGGTGAAGATGGTGTTACGGGACACCGCTGCCATCGCGTTCGGGTTGGTTTTGGCCGACGTGCCCGGGGCCACCCCAAAAAACCCGCATTCGGGGTTGATGGCGCGGAGCCGACctgaaaaaggagggaaaaggggaaaaaatgaggaaaaggagaaaaaacggaaaaaaaatgaggaaaaggagaaaaaatggaaaaaatgagaaattaggggaaaaaaggataaaaagggaaaaaaaaaacatgaagaagggaaaaaaaggagaaaaaaatgtaaaaataagaaattaagtgaaaaaatgagaaaaaggcaaaaaaaagcatgaagaaggggaaaaaatgaggaaaaaattgaaaaaaatgaaaaaatggaaaaaatggaaaactaagaaattaagtgaaaaaatgagaaaaaaggcaaaaaaaaagcatgaagaaggggaaaaaatgaggaaaaaatggaaaaaaatgaggaaaaggagaaaaggaggaaaaaaggaaaaaaaatgaggaaaagaacaaaaaaaggaaaaaaaatgaggaaaaaatggaaaaaaatggaaaaaataagaaattaggtgaaaaaatgagaaaaagggcaaaaaaaaacatgaagaagggaaaaaaagagaaaaaaatggaaaaaaaataagaaattaggTGAAAAAATGATANNNNNNNNNNNNNNNNNNNNNNNNNNNNNNNNNNNNNNNNNNNNNNNNNNNNNNNNNNNNNNNNNNNNNNNNNNNNNNNNNNNNNNNNNNNNNNNNNNNNNNNNNNNNNNNNNNNNNNNNNNNNNNNNNNNNNNNNNNNNNNNNNNNNNNNNNNNNNNNNNNNNNNNNNNNNNNNNNNNNNNNNNNNNNNNNNNNNNNNNGGACGGTTTACCCAAAATCACTGTTTTTCGTCCCAAAAGTGGTCcccagggtttttttttttacccaaaaTTGCTGGTTTTCACCCCAAaaggggtgttttgttttgttttacccaAAATTGCTGGTTTTCGCCCCAAAAGGGGTGttttttgggattttttttaccCAAAATTGCCGTTTTTTGCCCCAAAAGTGGtgtttttcaggtttttttttttacccaaaattgctgtttttcaccccaaaaggggtgttttttgttgttttttacccaaaattccagtttttcaccccaaaagcggtgttttgtttttttttttttacccaaaaTTGCcgtttttcaccccaaaattgGTGTTTTTGGGTTTTTTACCTGGCGCACCCTCTCGCTGCGCCGCTCCGGCCGCCGGCCCGGCTCCTCGTCAGAGTCCTCACAGCTGCGGCCCGAGGCTGCGGGGAGGAAGGGGTTAATGGGGGGTtttgggatttttggggtgttttgggggattttggggggatttggggggttttgggggttgggAACTCCCAAGGGGGTGAAGTGGGGGGAAAATGGACACAAATGGTGGTAAAATGCCTCATAAcgaccccaaatcccctttaATTTCACCCAAATCCCCTCCAAATGACCCAAACTCCCCCTAATTTCCAGCAAATCCCCTCTAAATTACCCAAATTCCCCCTTATTTCCCCAAATCCACGCAAAATGACCCCAGTTCTCCTTAGTTTCACCCAAATCCCATCTAAATGACCCGAATTCTCCTTAGTTTCCCCAAAATTCCCTCTAAATAACCCAAATTCTCCTcaatttcccccaaatcccctcaaaacaaccccaaatcccctttaATTTCACACAAATCCCCACAAAATGACACAAATTCTCCTtaatttcccccaaatcccctctaAATTACGTAAATTTCCCCTAATTCCCTCTAAATGACCCCAGTTCTCCTTAGTTTCCCCCAAAACCCTTCTGAACGACCCGAATTCTCCTTAATTTTGCCCAAATCCCCTCTAAACGACCCAAATTCTCCTtaatttcccccaaatcccctctaAATgacccaaatcccccccaattTCCCCTAAATCCCCAATTTCCCAAAATCCCTTCAAAATGACCCCAAATCCTCTTAATTTCCCTCAAAACACCCCTGAATTCCCTTATCTCCCCTCAGAACTCCTCAAAACACCCCTAATTCTCCCAAAAATTATCCCAAATCCTAGTTACCCCTAAAAACCCTGAAAacgcccccaaatcccccctaaTTCCTCACAAAAACCCTCAAAACGCCCCCAAATTCCACGTATTTCCCCCAAAACGCCCCCAAATCCCCTTAattccccccaaacccccccacaacccccctTCAACAAacctcccccaaacccccccgattccccccaacacccccaaaacccccccaaatcccctccccaaccccccgCCAACCCCTCCCCGTCCACCGTTCTGGTGTCCAAAGCCCCAAAATCGCCGGATTTGTCCCCAAAATCACCTTCGAGCTCGGCGGCCTCGCGCGCCTCGCGCTCCAggcgctgctgcaggagctcctgctgcttctccaggtACTGCTTGATGAAGCTGTTCTGGCTCATCTCCTCCCCGATCTGGGGCGAAAACATGCGATTTTGGTCAAATCACTCTTCGGCGAGGGTCCCGGGAAGGTTTTGGGGAGGGTTCtgggtttttttggggtggttttgggggtttttTACCTGGGAGTTGGGCTGGAAGGTGGCGTGCGGCGTGGAGTGCTTCTGGAGGTTCTCCAGCATCAGCGCctgggttttgggggaaaaaagcgGGATTTTGGGGCAGCCCCACCATCAAAACCACCCTCCCCGTTTCCTCCCTCCTTTACAGACCCAAATAACCTTAATTTACCTCAGAAAATTGCCAAAAATCCctcaaaaccaccccaaaacccattTGTCTTCAATCTCCACAACATCCTGACAACCAAAACCCCTAAAACCCCCGAAATTCACCCAAAATTTGTCAAATTTCCCTCCCAAAACTTACCGTTAACGTCTATCGTAACTTTTTACCCCAACTTCTCCTCATGAAACCCCAAAATTCTCCCAAATTGCCTCAAAATCTCACCGAGTTCACAAAAACACagtttctgtggtgttttcacCTCAAAATCTCCTTAAAAAAGCCCAAATCGCCTCAAAATATCCCCAAAAAATAATGgtggggggtccctgggggtccccGCACCGAAATCTCCTCAGAAAATGCCaaattttcctcaaaaagaCACAAAATCTCCTCATGATCCCCCCAAAAACCATTACAGAATGGGTTTTTATGGGTTTTCCCCAAAATTGCCTCACGAAACCCCAAAATCACCtcacaaaacccccaaaatcgCCTCTATTGGCATTCTCTATagtttttttccacaaaatctCCTcataaaaccccaaatcccctcaaaatcccccaaaatctCCTCAGAAACACCCCAAAAGTTGCCATAAAGATATTCTGTCAGGACCTGACCCTAAAATCTCCTCAAAAGTATCCCAAATCCCCTCAAAAAAATCCCAATTAACTCCTAAGACCCCAAACTCCCTCAGAAGCCCCCAAATCCTCTCAGAAATCCACCAAATCTCCCTGAAAACCCCAAAAATCTCCTCAGGACCCCCAAAACAGCCTCAAAAAGACCCCGAgtctccccagcacccccaaaatCTCCTCAGAATCGCCCAAAAACACCTCAGAAACACCCCAAATCCTCTCAAAACCCCTCAGAAAGACCCCAAGCCCCCAAAatctcccccaaaccccctaaaatcttccccaaaccccaaaatcTCCTCAGAATCTCCtcaaaaatcccccaaaccccctcaaTCTCCTCAGGAACCCCCAAATTCTCTCAGAAATTACCAAATCTCCTCAAAAAGTGCCCAAAACTGCCTCGGAAAGACCCCGGACCCCCTCAGAAACACCACAAGCCCCTCTCAAAAGCCCCAAAATCTCCCCAAAAGCCCCCCAAACTATCttaaaaacaccagaaaactTCTCAAGACTCCCAAAATGTCCTCAGAAGACCCCCAAAACACCTCATAAACACCCCAAATCTCCTCAAAACTCTTTAAAACCCCTCAGAAAGACCCCAAACTCCCTCAGGACCCCATAAATCCCCTCAAGCCCTCAAAAATCTCCTCAGAATCCCCCAAAACACtccaaaaacaccccaaatcccctcagaAAGACTCTGAACCCCCTCAGGAGCCCCTAAATCTCCTCAGGACCCCCTaaaaacacctcaaaaaaaactcataaacaccccaaaaccaccccaaaacctaTCAAAACTCCTCCGGACCCCCCAAAGTCTCTCAAAAGTCACTAAATCTCCTCAGAATTGTACCTAAACCCCCTCAGGACCCCCTAAAAACACCTCGTaaacaccccaaatcccctcaaaACTCCTCAAGCCCCCTCCGGACCCCCTAAGTCTCCTCAGGACCCCCAAAAACACCTCACAAACACCTCAAATCCTCCCAAACCTCCTCTGGACCCCCAAAATCTCCTCAGCAGCCCCCAAAAATACCtcaaaaaacaccccaaatcccctcaaaCCTCGCCCCGGACCCCCAAAATCTCCTCAGAACACCCTAAAAACACCTCAAAGAAATCCCAAATCCCCTCGAAACTCCTCAAAGCCCCTCTGAAAGACCCCAAACCGCCTCGGGACCCCCAAAATCTCCTCAGAAGTCCCCAAAAACACCTCAGaaacaccccaaatcccctcaaaCCTACTCCGGACCCCCATAATCTCCTCAGGACCCCctaaaaacaccacaaaaacacCTCATAaacaccccaaaccccctcaAAACTCCTCAAACCCCTCAGGACCCCCTAAATCCTGTCAGAAACTCCCCTAAATCTCCTCAGGACCCCCCAAAAACACCTCAAAAACACCTCCTAaacaccccaaaccccctcaAAACTCCTCCGGCCCCCCTAAATCCCCTCAAAAGTCACTAAATCTCCTCAGGACCCCCCAAAAACACCTCAAAAACACCTCGTAAACACCCCAAATCTCCTCAAAACTCCTCAGAAAGACCCCAAACCCCTTCCGGACCCCCTGAAGCCCCTCAGGATCCCCAAAATCTCCTCAGAAGTCCCCAAAAACACCTCATAAACACCTCAGAAACACCCGAAACCCCCTCAAAACTCCTCCGGACCCCTTAAATCCCCTCAAAAGTCACTAAATCTCCTCAGAACCCTCCTAAAACCATCTCATAAACACCTCCTAAACACCCCAAATCTCCTCAAAACTCCTCAGAAAGACCCCAAACCCCTTCCGGATCCCCTAAAGCCCCTCAAAAGTCACTAAATCTCCTCAGAACCCCCTAAAAACACCTGAAACCTCCTCCGGACCCCCTAAATCTCCTCAGAAGTCCCAAAAACACCTCATAAACACCTCGTAaacaccccaaaccccctcaAAACTCCTCCAGATCCCCCAAAGGCCCTCAAATCCCCCCAAACCTCCTCTGGACCCCCAAAATCTCCTCAGGACCCCCTAAAAACACCTCGTAAACACTTCATAAACACCCCAAACCGCCCCAAACCTCCCGAAACCCCCTCAAGACCCCCTAAATCTCCTCAGGACCCCCGAAATCCTGTCAGTAACTCCCCAAAATCTCCTCAGAAGTCCCcaaaaaaaactcaaaaacaccccaaaccccctccgGACCCCCTAAATCTCCTCAGAAGTCCCCCAAAACACCTCAAAAACACCTCGTAAACACTCCAAATCCTATCAAAACTCCTGTGGACCCTCCAAAGCCCCTCAAAAGTCAATAAATCTCCTCAGAACTGTACCTAAACCCCCTCAGAACCTCCTAAATCTCCTCGGGaccccccaaaaacccctcataaacaccccaaatccccttcAAACTCCTCAAAGCCCCCCAAAAAGACCCCAAACCCCCTGAAAACTCCTCAAACCCCCTCCGGACCCCCTAAATCTCCTCAGGACCCCCCAAAAACACCTCAAAAACACCTCGTAAACACCCCAAATCTCCTCAAAACTCCTCAGAAAGACCCCAAACCCCTTCCGGACCCCCTAAATCCCCTCAAATCCCCCAAACCTCCTCCGGACCCCCAAAATCTCCTCAGAAGTCCCCAAAAACACCTCAGAAACACCGCAAATCCCCTCAAACCTACTCGGGACCCCCTTAATCTCCTCAGGACCCCCTAAATCCTGTCAGAAACTCCCCAAAATCTCCTCAGGACCCCCCAAAAACACCTCATAAACACCTCATAAACACCCCAAACCGCCTCAAAACTCCCGAAACCCCCTCAACACCCCCTAAATCCCCTCCGGACCCCCTAAATCTCCTCAGAACACCCCAAATAACAcctcaaaaacaccccaaatccccttgAAAGTCCTCAAAGCCCCTCGGAAAGACCCCAAACCGCCTCGGGACCCCCAAAATCTCCTCAGAAGTCCCCAAAAACACCTCATAAACACCTCGTAaacaccccaaaccccctcaAACCCCCTCGGGACCCCCTGAAGCCCCTCAAAAGTCACTAAATCTCCTCAGGACCCCCTAAAAACACCTCATAAACACCTCATAAACACCCCAAATCGCCTCAAAACTCCCGAAACCCCCTCAAGACCCCCTAAATCCCCTCAGAACCCCCAAAATCTCCTCAAACCCCCCTAAACCCCCCTCAAactccccccccttccccctctctcccccccctccgccatcttcccttcccccttcccccttttccccccctctcccccttttccccccccgGTCCCCGCTCACCCCCCGCAGCCTCTTCACCAGGGCGCTTTTCTGCCCGCTCTTGGCCAGCCCCCGCTGCTCCAGGGCCGCCTTCAGGTCGGCCACGCGCAGCAGATGCAGCGGCCGCCCGTCCAGCGTCACCTCCTCCCCGTCCGCCATCTTgcgcctccctcctcctccccgccgccgccttcGGCTCTTTCCGGACCCGCTTCGGGCGTTTCCGGCGCCGTTCGGGCGTTTCCGGAGCGGCTTCGGCAACTTCCGGAAGGCTTCGGGGACTTCCGGAGCCCTTCGGGTGTTTCCGGAGCCCGCTCGGCTTTGCCACGCCCACTTCCGGCCGGCTTCGGCTCTCCCCGCCCCGCGCTCGGGTCACTTCCGGAAACCTTCGGCAATTTCcggaaggcttcgggtacttCCGGAATCCTTCGGGTACTTCCGGGAGGCTTCGGGTACTTCCGGTGGCTTcggctccccccgccccccgggTTCCCCTTCGGCAATTTCCGCCAAACTTCGGCAATTTCCGTCACTTTTCATCAATTTTCACGGATTTTCGCCGTTTTCACCCCAAATTTCGCCCTTTTCaccccatttttcttcttttcagccCGTTTCCCGCCTCTTTCCGCCCAAATTTCGCCTTTTTCCTCCCGTTTTCCGCCGCTTTCCGCCCGTTTCCGCCCAAAGTtcgcttttttcccctccttttcaCCGATTTCCCCTGAATTTCGCCCATTTCCGCCCCCCTCCCAACCCGGACGTGACGTCATCAACCCCTCCGGGAactctctttatttatttatttatttatttggggccccacatggggggggggggggggggggggggaaggcacgGGGCGGAGTGtgggggggctgccccataGAATCTGTGGGGCGGCCCCATAGGGAGGTGTGGGGCGGCCCCATAGAATGTGTGGGGCAGCCCTATAGAATgtgtggggcagccccataGGGAGGTGTGGGGCGGCCCCTTAAGGCCAAggtgtggggcagccccataGGGAGGTGTGGGGCGGCCCCATAGAATCTGTGGGGCAGCCCTATAGAATGTGTGGGGTGCCCCATAGAATCTGTGGGGCAGCACCTTAGGGCCAAGATGTGGGGCAGCCCCATAGGGAGATGTGGGGCGGCCCCTTAAGGCCAAggtgtggggcagccccataGGGAGGTGTGGGGCGGCCCCATAGAATCTGTGGGGCAGCCCTATAGAATGTGTGGGGTGCCCCATAGAATCTGTGGGGCGGCCCCTTAAGGCCAAggtgtggggcagccccataGGGAGGTGTGGGGTGGCCCCATAGAATCTGTGGGGCGGCCCTATAGAATGTGTGGGGCAGCCCCGTAGTGAGGAggtgtggggcagccccacagggctcaggtgtggggcagccccataGAATCTGTGGGGCACCCTATAGTGGTGTGGGGCAGCCCCTGAAGGCACACTTGTGGGGCTGCCCCATAGCGAGGAGGTGCGGGGCAGCCCTATGGGGTCGAGATGTGGGGCAGCCCCATAGAATGTGTGGGGCAGCCCCTTAAGGCACACTTGGGGGGCAGCCCCATAGGGCTCAGATgtggggcaccccatagggcCGAGGTGTGGGGCAGCCCTATAGGAAGATGTGGGGCTGCCCCATAGCGAGGAGGTGTGGGGCAGCCCTATGGGGTCGAGATGTGGGGCAGCCCTATAGGGATATgtgtggggcagccccataGGGCTCAGATATGGGGCAGCCCCTTAAGGCACACTTGGGGGGCAGCCCCATAGAATGTGTGGGGCAGCCCTAAAGGAAGATGTGGGGCAGCCCCATAGCAAGATGTGGGGCAGTCCTATGAGGTCAAGATGTGGGGCAGCCCCAtagggatgtgtggggcagccCTATGGGGTGGAGATGTGGGGCAGCCCCCCACCGCTATGGGGCAGCCCCATAGCGCTCAGTTGTGGGGCTGGGCGGTGAGCGGCTTCTGCTCCTCCCCGGGGCTTTTGGGGTCGCCGTGGGGCTCGCTATGGGGCCGGGGGtcgctatggggctgggggtcgCTATGGGGCTCGCTATGGGGCGCGCTATGGGGcgcgctatggggctggggctcgCTGTGGGGGTAGACGACGAGGCAGAGCTTCTGGCCCAGGTAGGTCAgggaggctgcggggagagCGGCCGTGAGCCAAAAATGCCCaaattcaccccaaaaatcagccccccaaaccccaaaccgCCCCGAAATGGTCCCGGAAATGCTAAACAAACCCGAAATCGCCCAAATTGGGCCCAAAATGGACACCAAAGAGACCAAAACGGCCCCAAAATAGACCCCAGAAACCCCAAATCTGCCCAAATTGGGCCCAAAATggaccccaaagaccccaaaaTGGCCCCAAATCGCCCCAAAATGGACCCCAAAAGCCCAGAATGGCCCCAAATTggtccccaaaacccccagatgGACCCCAAATCCTCCCAAATTGCCCCAAAATGGATCCCCAAGACCCCAAATggaccccaaagaccccaaaTAGATCCCTAAGACCCCAAAATGACCCGAAAGTGGCCCCAAAATGGACCCCAAAACGACCCTAAATGACCATAAATGACCCCAAGAGACCCTAAATGACCCAAAATTGCCCCAAAATGGTTCCTGAAGACCCCAAACTGGATCCCCAAGACCCAAAATGGTTCCCAAGGACCCCAAATAGACCCCAAAGTGGCCCCAAAATTGACCTCAAAACAACCCTAAATGACCATAAATGACCCCAAAGTGACCCTAAATGACCCGAAATGACCCCAAATGATCCCAAATGACCCCAAACTGGCCCCTAAAGACCCTGAATGGATCCCCAAGACCCCAAATggaccccaaagaccccaaatagaccccaaagaccccaaaatgaccccaaaatgGCCCCTAAATGGCCCCAAAGTGACCCTATATGACCCCTAATGACCCCAAAGTGACCCGAAATGACCCGGAATGATCCCAAACTGACCCCTAAAGACCCAAAATGGATCCCAAAGACCCCAAATAGACCCCTAAGATCCCAAAATGACTCCAAAATGGACCCTAAATGACCCTAAATGACCCCAAATGGCCCCCAAAGACCCTAAATGGATCCCCAAGACCCCAAATGGACCCTTGAGACCCCAAAATTACCCCAAAGTGACCCCAAAATGGACCCCAAAACGCCCCTAAATGACTGTAAATGACCCCAAATGACCCCTAAATGACCGCAAAAGACCCCAAATCgaccccaaatgaccccaatGTGTCCCCTAAAGACCCCAAAATGGATCCCAAAGACCCCAAatagaccccatagaccccaaaAGGACCCTTGAGACCCCAAAAGGGCCCCTAAATGACCCCTAAACGCCCCTAAATGCCCCTAAATGCCCCTAAAATGGACTCCAAAGCCCCCAAATGgaccccaaatgaccccaaatccccccaaatgaccccaaaatCGCGGTCCCTTACCGAGTGCCCTGCGTATGGCCGGGGGCTTGTTTCGGGGCCGCAGGGCCAGGAGGTAGACGGGGGCCCCAAacccccagaacccccccaaaccaaccccaaatcccccaaactgACCCCAAAACGGCCCCTAAAGACCCGAAATGGATCCCCAAGACCCCAAATagaccccaaagaccccaaaatgaccccaaaatgGCCCCTAAATGACCCCAAAACGACCCTAAATGACCATAAATGACCCCAAGAGACCCTAAATGACCCAAAATTGCCCCAAAATGGTTCCTGAAGACCCCGAACTGGATCCCCAAGACCCGAAATGGATCCCAAGGACCCCAAATAGACCCCTAAGACCCCAAATAGACCCCAAAGTGGCCCCAAAATTGACCTCAAAACAACCCTAGATGACCATAAATGACCCCGAAGTGACCCTAAATgaccccaaatgaccccaaaatgaccccaaaatgATCCCAAATGATCCCAAACTGACCCCTAAAGACCCTAAATGGATCCCCAAGACCCCAAATGACCCCGAAGTGgcccccaaagcccccaaaAGCCCCCCAAAACGCCCCCGAAGCCCCCAAAACgaccccaaatgaccccaaaccAGCTCCTAGAGACCCCAAAATTCCCCAAAATGCCCCGAAATCCCTTTTAGGACGCCGTCCCTTACCGAGTGCCCTGCGTATGGCCGGGGGCTTGTTTCGGGGCCGCAGGGCCAGGAGGTAGACGGGGGCCCCGGCCGCGGTCACGGCCAGCCCCACGCCGCAGGCCAGGGGCTCCCGGTACAGGGCCAggacccccagagccccccacagcagcaggtaCAGCCCCGGCAGCACCAGCGGCACCTGGGGGGGAATATGGGGGGGTAATTAATTAGGGGGGGGTTAATTAGGGGGCTGGGGTTAAGGGGAGGGGGTAATTAGGGGGAGTCGTtaatggggaggggggaaagggggac contains these protein-coding regions:
- the LOC137846531 gene encoding apoptotic chromatin condensation inducer in the nucleus-like is translated as MADGEEVTLDGRPLHLLRVADLKAALEQRGLAKSGQKSALVKRLRGALMLENLQKHSTPHATFQPNSQIGEEMSQNSFIKQYLEKQQELLQQRLEREAREAAELEASGRSCEDSDEEPGRRPERRSERVRQVKNPKTPILG